AGATCCATCATCTTGGCCACAAATGAACTTTGGCGCAAACCTCCGCCATATCCCAAGCACCAGGCACTGATTTACTACTGATTTAGCTCGACTGGACTTTTGTGCACCATTCATAGTGAAGGGATGAGTCTCAGCAGTACAATGGTTATTTTAAGGGTTCGGAACGTGAAACCACCAACATTGACCCAGTGTTCAAAGTGTACCATGATTGCGACGACGGCTTAAAGGTAACCAGTTAAAATTTTGATCTGCTTCGCCATTCACTCCATTTTGGTAAGATGCTCATTGTTTAGCCCGGACagcgaaaagtgaaattcCGCATCCCCGACCAATACATATCATCCGGAGGATTGCCAAAACGTATCTTCAACATCGGTGTACTGAACCTGGAAACGATTTTTCCCAAGGAAGAACGAGATTTGATCTGAACATCATTTTGTACAGACTCACTGCCTCCACAGTTCCTGTAATAAGCTGTAGATGATATAGACTGATCAATAAACTCTGCTCAATATCCTTGAACACATTCAAGTGTGTAAAGGAAGGCTGcgaaaaaaatagggaatAACGATCTTTCCACCGCGTTAAATCTCTTCCTTTGATTTATGAGAGTTGAGAGGACATTAGGGAACTCCATACATAGACAGTTCCTTCCCCTCTGATTAAACTggatttttgagaataaaaagCCAGTCTTAGACAAGTCGAATGGGCGGACGATGTTTCCATGTATTTTGTGTGTTCAAAAGTACTTCGCACAAAACTTCTCTCATCTCTGCCAGAACATCTTTTGTCAAAGCATCTCAGCTGCAATGATTTTTGATTGTCTTGTTCTGCATGTGtgataaattttgaattctttttgatAATTATTCATCCTAATAATTTGATAGGGGCGAGTgcggcgcagtcggttagaggtccgttgtagccacacggtcgagggttcgaaaccgccctggtgcaaaccaagcctttcatctctccggggtcgataaattggtaccagacttgtctgggaggataaaaacactgacctgatcatcggctagcccccgcaagtcattgtataggccagcacacgttccaaaacctcaacgattacaaattccagtaaaacgcgttggcgcatcccaagtggattgatacgccagcgactttgtccttttatcctttttaataatttgataTGTTAAGGAATTTTTACTCTTAATTACCTTTACTTTTAATTCGTTTGTATATGCACGAGCGCATGACATCTGTAGTAATTCATTATCTTGAGCCACTACCATCTTCAGATTAATGGTATTATCAATATACGACTGGATTTATATTTTCTGCTCAGCATATTCTCATTCGCAAGCCTTTCAACCTACTAAAAAACAAGTGCCTCTGCCCTGTTCGAGTACACTGCTGTGCTTTCTGGGAGCTGCTAACAGTTGTCTGCAGAAATGAGATGAAAAGATGCATGAAAGGTTCATATGCATCCTAATACAAATTGAGATCCATATGAATCTGTGAATCAAAAACCGGAATAATTTTGAGGCAGCatcctccccctccccctttcccatttatttttgtatcttCAGCGTTTGTGCAAAATGCTCACAAAGTTCTGCGACCTTCAATTTCGGGTTTGTACGATAGGATCGGGTAGCCATacagaaaggagcattttcatcGCTCTGATAGGGTTTCTGCATTCTAGTGCTTCATCCCATTTACTTCGATAGGTAAGAAGTCGCCCTGTTCTGCCAGCTCTTAAAAGCAACGAAATTAAATAGGCTAGAGAAGAGAAGGAATCTTCATTGCCGGATGGGCATGTTACACAGCTTGGGGTTAGGCGGAAACGAGATCGTACGTTCTATTTCGAAACATATACTACGCTCATTTACCTAGAATAAGTACTAGTCATTGTAGGCAGTCGAGTAGCTCTAGCTGTCGAAATCTTCCAGAACAATGTCGCAGCCATTTGGGTAATacctgtttctgtttttatcgAGTTAACCTTCGATAAAGTATTGAGTGAGACGGATACGAAGAGTCTTTCTAGTCTttcactgtttaggaaccttgtaTTCCGACAGGTAATGTGTAAAGTGCCCCACAGAGTAGACGAGAATCGGTGAaagattcttcagatgttcgGATCTTATCCTCGAGAGCCCTGTGGTTTCTAATCGACATGAAAACATGTCGTGTTTCGGATGGGAAAACCTCTGGAATGGCATGTCCATcatccctcagatggtgaaaAGGCAAGTGAACATAGCTGTCGAGGAGATAAGGGTTAAACATGCATGATTTTCTCTATTCCCCATTTTGATGCATTGTTCCTTTTGCATTCCTGAGAGCAGTCATCTTTGTCTTGCGATTGACGAAGTCCAGGCAGGCCTCCTCAGCTTCAGCTAACACTTATGCTCTTGTCTCTTTAAGATCTTCTTCTATCACCTATCTGCAAAACCGCGCAGCTCGGAAGTAAGTTCTTGGTTGGCTTGGACTCGCGGTGCTCCACGCTGGAGTATCGGCTCAAGAATTTCTGGAGACAGGTGTCTCTtgatggttttaaaactcagAGCCTTTCTCGTGCAGTAAAACTGTACAACAAGCCGACGGTACTGCTCGTTGATGTTGTtcattgcggaatctttcAAAAAGCCGACTAGCGTAGCGAATAGATCCTAGTTAAAGATAGTTTTGGGACGTCGCTCTCTGAACATCGCAAACATCAtctctgctgcaaatcctacctcacccctcaaagcggcgcggctgtggccctggccgtcgggcagctatgggcAAAAAGGTGTtcggctagtagcccggtctttgggccaaggctacaggttagctaagtgaggaggtagtacgacgattccggctgccaggctgctagcctGCTACAAGCAAGCAGCAGcagacaagccgaccgaggtcAACACtcccgtcgcgtcatactgctaatgtctattatgtgttcttcagaagctagggcgtcccccagaagcgacgcgcattgtcctcgcccgagcgatgtggcaaatatgcgagggctaccggctagaggacggagccggccaaag
The Necator americanus strain Aroian chromosome I, whole genome shotgun sequence genome window above contains:
- a CDS encoding hypothetical protein (NECATOR_CHRI.G2940.T1), whose translation is MHTILLSLTTLVYCCVAVRQQSVGITGRLMCGDKPAAGVTVKLWDEDDGPDPDDLLAQGFTDAKGEFTLKGSERETTNIDPVFKVYHDCDDGLKPGQRKVKFRIPDQYISSGGLPKRIFNIGVLNLETIFPKEERDLI